The Anabrus simplex isolate iqAnaSimp1 chromosome 1, ASM4041472v1, whole genome shotgun sequence genome window below encodes:
- the LOC136857306 gene encoding gastrula zinc finger protein XlCGF46.1, producing MMESETGVMDSEMGIKIEAVWHMPEEENILTSSWEADRTYFPTLSTRPVKPQWMSADTIPITFPLWNLKSEMYTGNTEQKHIANKEDGIVDNELREFNSFETYGSLLLSQDACKAQLSEENEDERCKYMHHVVNDFNATQHEENSVSTLENIYPREKIKKLPLKEKPYVCRECNTGYSSKLKFQKHIKKHTGENLTCQICHITFPSKIKLKKHSSLHSEECEYKCKKCDSSFSSKPALLGHSRTHAEDKCFRCKICGRWFTTRTGLRNHSDIHSARKLFKCTKCNKEYGTRSGLKYHLSTHNPDKFFSCFECHKRFMSKQSLQHHVLSHNRKKNFKCDDCEKRFFTKGQLRHHEKNHDSGKTFQCKKCAKSFTTKQGFVYHMRTHVWERTVPCIVCDKRIKETNAFRCSFISQTENESFKCNFCRNCFRSNMSAAEDKECSD from the coding sequence ATGATGGAATCTGAAACCGGTGTGATGGATTCAGAAATGGGCATAAAGATTGAGGCCGTATGGCACATGCCAGAGGAAGAAAACATCCTCACTTCTTCATGGGAAGCGGACAGGACGTATTTTCCAACACTGTCCACTCGCCCAGTTAAACCGCAGTGGATGTCGGCTGATACTATACCTATAACCTTTCCACTCTGGAACTTGAAATCTGAAATGTACACAGGCAACACGGAACAGAAACATATAGCCAATAAGGAAGATGGAATAGTTGACAATGAACTGCGGGAGTTTAATAGTTTTGAAACGTACGGTTCCTTACTTCTATCACAGGATGCTTGCAAAGCACAGTTGTCAGAGGAGAATGAAGATGAAAGGTGCAAATACATGCATCATGTTGTGAATGACTTTAACGCGACACAACATGAAGAAAACAGTGTGAGCACACTGGAGAATATTTATCCAAGAGAGAAGATTAAGAAACTTCCATTAAAAGAAAAGCCTTACGTTTGCCGTGAATGTAACACAGGCTACAGTTCTAAATTAAAATTCCAGAAACACATTAAGAAACATACTGGAGAAAACCTAACATGCCAAATATGTCATATTACCTTCCCCTCCAAAATTAAGCTAAAAAAACATAGCAGTCTTCATTCTGAAGAATGCGAGTACAAATGTAAAAAGTGTGATAGCAGTTTCTCCTCCAAACCGGCACTCCTTGGTCACTCCAGGACACATGCTGAGGATAAGTGTTTCAGATGCAAAATTTGTGGTCGCTGGTTTACAACAAGAACTGGTCTAAGAAACCACTCGGATATCCATTCAGCAAGAAAGTTATTTAAATGTACAAAGTGCAATAAGGAATATGGAACTCGGTCTGGACTTAAGTATCATTTATCTACTCACAACCCTGATAAATTCTTTTCATGTTTTGAATGTCACAAACGTTTCATGTCAAAACAGTCTCTCCAACACCATGTCCTATCGCACAACCGTAAGAAGAACTTTAAATGTGACGATTGTGAAAAGCGTTTCTTTACAAAGGGTCAGCTTCGACACCATGAAAAAAATCATGATTCTGGGAAGACTTTCCAGTGTAAAAAGTGTGCTAAAAGTTTTACAACGAAGCAAGGATTTGTGTATCATATGAGGACACACGTTTGGGAGCGAACTGTCCCTTGCATAGTGTGTGATAAAAGAATCAAGGAGACTAATGCGTTCCGATGCAGTTTTATATCACAAACTGAAAATGAATCCTTCAAGTGTAATTTCTGTAGAAATTGCTTCAGATCGAATATGTCTGCTGCAGAGGACAAGGAATGCAGTGACTGa